One stretch of Rathayibacter festucae DSM 15932 DNA includes these proteins:
- a CDS encoding carbohydrate ABC transporter permease: MTTTALREDARPEAPAAKRRRRGLGWSGRLEVAILVGPALIVFLAFVIFPVVMAAYYGFFSWQGYGVPTDFVGFKNYLTILQDPTFHEALSHNGTIVVLSLVLQGPAAILIALLLNRKLRGQSIIRVLIFVPYVISEVVVGTGWSLMLQTSGAVNGFLEKVGLGALKQDWLSDPSIAIWTLMLIITWKYIGFAVILFLAGLQGIPEELSEAASIDGASYWQVQRRITLPLLAPTLRIWAFLSIIGALQLFDLVYIIWGQYVSSTAGTSTMATYLVTNGRNAGNYGYGNAVAVVLFLVSLIVALLYQRFVLRRDTEGALTGDTRKAGAKR; this comes from the coding sequence GTGACGACCACTGCGCTCCGCGAGGACGCGCGCCCCGAGGCCCCGGCGGCGAAGCGACGCCGCCGGGGCCTCGGCTGGTCGGGCCGCCTCGAGGTCGCGATCCTCGTCGGCCCGGCGCTGATCGTCTTCCTCGCCTTCGTGATCTTCCCGGTCGTGATGGCGGCCTACTACGGCTTCTTCAGCTGGCAGGGCTACGGCGTCCCGACCGACTTCGTCGGGTTCAAGAACTACCTGACGATCCTGCAGGACCCGACCTTCCACGAGGCGCTCAGCCACAACGGCACGATCGTGGTGCTCTCGCTCGTCCTGCAGGGGCCGGCCGCGATCCTGATCGCGCTGCTGCTCAACCGCAAGCTCCGCGGGCAGTCGATCATCCGCGTGCTGATCTTCGTGCCCTACGTGATCTCCGAGGTCGTCGTCGGCACCGGCTGGAGCCTCATGCTCCAGACCAGCGGCGCCGTCAACGGCTTCCTCGAGAAGGTCGGGCTCGGCGCACTGAAGCAGGACTGGCTCTCGGACCCCTCGATCGCCATCTGGACCCTGATGCTGATCATCACGTGGAAGTACATCGGCTTCGCCGTGATCCTCTTCCTCGCGGGCCTCCAGGGCATCCCGGAGGAGCTGTCCGAGGCCGCGTCGATCGACGGCGCGTCCTACTGGCAGGTGCAGCGGCGGATCACCCTGCCGCTGCTCGCCCCGACCCTGCGGATCTGGGCGTTCCTGTCGATCATCGGCGCGCTGCAGCTGTTCGACCTCGTCTACATCATCTGGGGGCAGTACGTGTCCTCGACCGCCGGCACCTCGACCATGGCGACGTACCTCGTCACCAACGGCCGCAACGCCGGCAACTACGGCTACGGCAACGCGGTCGCCGTGGTCCTGTTCCTCGTCTCGCTGATCGTCGCGCTGCTCTACCAGCGCTTCGTGCTGCGGCGGGACACCGAAGGCGCCCTCACGGGAGACACGAGGAAGGCCGGAGCCAAGAGATGA
- a CDS encoding extracellular solute-binding protein, whose translation MKFTRTAFRKTAVASVALLGAAAALSGCSAQDAGSSDGTVAMTLWQNSTTGPGQEFWEKTIADFEAANPGVTIESQAIQNEDLDGKLQTALNSGDAPDIFLQRGGGKLAAMVAGGLVKDLTGGISDQARSEIPEGSFLANTLDDKVWAMPVAVLPGGLFYSQDLFTEAGITETPKTLDELDSAVTALKSAGAQPIALGAKDAWPAAHWFYFFALRECSADTMAEAADSKDFSDDCWLKAGEDLQSFAGTEPFNEGFLTTAAQQGAGSSAGLLANHQAGMELMGAWNPGVIASLTPDEKPLPDLGWFPFPEVDGGAGAPGSIMGGVDGYSCSTAAPDECVDFLNYLATSDVQKEYYAAFNAPPVNTVAQEAVTEPYLKDILAAYNSAPYVSQWLDTVYGQNVGNALNVAVVDLLAGKSDPEQLVEAVDAAAAKA comes from the coding sequence ATGAAGTTCACGAGAACAGCATTCAGGAAGACGGCGGTGGCCAGCGTGGCCCTGCTCGGCGCGGCGGCGGCCCTCAGCGGCTGCTCCGCCCAGGACGCGGGATCCTCCGACGGCACCGTCGCGATGACCCTGTGGCAGAACTCCACCACCGGCCCCGGCCAGGAGTTCTGGGAGAAGACGATCGCCGACTTCGAGGCCGCCAACCCGGGCGTCACCATCGAGTCGCAGGCCATCCAGAACGAGGACCTGGACGGCAAGCTGCAGACGGCGCTCAACTCGGGCGACGCCCCGGACATCTTCCTCCAGCGCGGCGGCGGCAAGCTCGCGGCGATGGTCGCGGGCGGCCTGGTCAAGGACCTCACCGGCGGCATCTCGGACCAGGCGCGCAGCGAGATCCCCGAGGGCTCGTTCCTGGCGAACACGCTCGACGACAAGGTCTGGGCGATGCCCGTGGCCGTGCTCCCCGGTGGCCTCTTCTACAGCCAGGACCTCTTCACCGAGGCCGGGATCACCGAGACGCCGAAGACCCTCGACGAGCTCGACTCCGCGGTCACCGCGCTCAAGAGCGCCGGAGCGCAGCCGATCGCGCTCGGCGCGAAGGACGCCTGGCCCGCCGCGCACTGGTTCTACTTCTTCGCCCTGCGCGAGTGCAGCGCGGACACCATGGCCGAGGCGGCCGACTCCAAGGACTTCTCGGACGACTGCTGGCTGAAGGCGGGCGAGGACCTGCAGTCCTTCGCCGGCACCGAGCCGTTCAACGAGGGCTTCCTCACCACCGCCGCCCAGCAGGGCGCCGGATCCTCCGCCGGACTCCTGGCCAACCACCAGGCCGGCATGGAGCTGATGGGCGCCTGGAACCCCGGCGTCATCGCCTCGCTCACCCCCGACGAGAAGCCCCTGCCCGACCTCGGCTGGTTCCCCTTCCCCGAGGTGGACGGCGGCGCCGGCGCGCCCGGGTCGATCATGGGCGGCGTCGACGGCTACTCCTGCTCCACCGCGGCGCCCGACGAGTGCGTCGACTTCCTGAACTACCTCGCCACCTCCGACGTGCAGAAGGAGTACTACGCCGCCTTCAACGCGCCGCCGGTGAACACCGTCGCGCAGGAGGCCGTCACCGAGCCGTACCTGAAGGACATCCTCGCCGCGTACAACTCGGCGCCCTACGTCTCGCAGTGGCTCGACACCGTCTACGGCCAGAACGTCGGCAACGCGCTGAACGTCGCCGTCGTCGACCTGCTCGCCGGCAAGAGCGACCCGGAGCAGCTCGTCGAGGCTGTCGACGCGGCCGCGGCCAAGGCCTGA
- a CDS encoding 3-oxoacyl-ACP synthase III family protein: MADALPLLLPVRVLGTGEALPSRVVPTAEVAAVCGIDAEEAARRSGVLTRHWLADDEDPLELGLLAARRALDAAGMDAREVDVVLNASGTQLQAIPDGGALIAAGLGLEDVSAYSLNATCLSFLFALQEAGFLLATGRAERVLVVSTEGGSRGIDVRQPESALLFGDAAAAVVLGRAERPDQGIVTSRFETRPSGVRHAEIRGFGSRIRIEDAPGRLDDFRFDMHGGALLVDALRHFPAFLERVRPGLGTGLPGIDRVVPHQTSKAGLEGMARLWGRERMVITLPEVGNTIGAAIPLALHRARLQEGESVLLVGTGAGTHYGAVILQA, translated from the coding sequence GTGGCCGACGCGCTCCCGCTCCTCCTGCCCGTCCGTGTCCTCGGCACCGGCGAGGCCCTGCCGTCGCGTGTCGTGCCCACCGCCGAGGTCGCCGCGGTCTGCGGCATCGACGCGGAGGAGGCGGCGCGCCGCTCCGGAGTGCTGACCCGGCACTGGCTCGCCGACGACGAGGATCCGCTGGAGCTCGGCCTGCTCGCCGCCCGGCGGGCGCTGGACGCGGCGGGGATGGACGCGCGCGAGGTCGACGTCGTGCTGAACGCCTCCGGGACCCAGCTGCAGGCGATCCCCGACGGCGGGGCGTTGATCGCCGCAGGCCTCGGCCTCGAGGACGTCTCGGCCTACAGCCTGAACGCGACCTGCCTCTCGTTCCTCTTCGCACTGCAGGAGGCCGGCTTCCTGCTCGCGACCGGCCGCGCCGAGCGGGTGCTCGTCGTCTCGACCGAGGGCGGCAGCCGCGGCATCGACGTCCGGCAGCCCGAGAGCGCGCTGCTCTTCGGCGACGCGGCGGCCGCCGTCGTCCTCGGCCGTGCCGAGCGGCCGGACCAGGGCATCGTCACCTCGCGCTTCGAGACCCGGCCGAGCGGCGTCCGGCACGCCGAGATCCGCGGCTTCGGCTCGCGCATCCGGATCGAGGACGCCCCGGGGCGGCTCGACGACTTCCGCTTCGACATGCACGGCGGCGCGCTGCTCGTGGACGCGCTCCGGCACTTCCCGGCCTTCCTCGAGCGGGTGCGGCCCGGTCTCGGCACCGGCCTGCCGGGCATCGACCGCGTCGTGCCGCACCAGACCAGCAAGGCCGGCCTCGAGGGCATGGCCCGGCTCTGGGGCCGCGAGCGGATGGTGATCACCCTCCCCGAGGTCGGCAACACCATCGGCGCGGCGATCCCGCTCGCGCTGCACCGCGCCCGCTTGCAGGAGGGCGAGTCGGTGCTGCTGGTCGGCACCGGCGCGGGCACGCACTACGGCGCGGTGATCCTGCAGGCCTGA
- a CDS encoding nuclear transport factor 2 family protein has translation MPDALTRGEGGAEPRDAHDELFDALVFVDLPVLDALLDTRFVIEHPTGLVQSKLDWMDDIAEGLKEYHAIDHVESAVSGTAAHPVLVSRTLTEATIGSLHATWRLQLTSRLVPVGDEWVITRTTVTTW, from the coding sequence ATGCCGGACGCCCTGACACGGGGCGAGGGCGGGGCCGAGCCCCGCGACGCGCACGACGAGCTCTTCGACGCGCTGGTGTTCGTCGACCTCCCCGTGCTCGACGCGCTGCTCGACACCCGATTCGTGATCGAGCACCCGACCGGGCTCGTGCAGTCGAAGCTCGACTGGATGGACGACATCGCCGAGGGCCTGAAGGAGTACCACGCCATCGACCACGTCGAGAGCGCGGTCTCCGGCACGGCCGCGCACCCGGTGCTCGTCTCGCGCACGCTGACCGAGGCGACGATCGGCTCGCTGCACGCCACCTGGCGCCTGCAGCTCACCAGCCGGCTGGTGCCGGTCGGTGACGAGTGGGTGATCACCCGCACGACCGTCACCACCTGGTGA
- a CDS encoding carbohydrate ABC transporter permease produces the protein MTTLTAVPPGTKPPTATTPLSPRPPRPRRRPLGRGTIIAYVVAIVVIALMLAPVAYIIIGGFRTNAQITTDPSGFPAPWNVQNYLDVITGGIFWREVGNSAIAAGATTLGVVVLGLMASYVLARYSFSGRGVFYALFAAGLMFPMTVAITPLYLVIKSLGLMNSLAGVVLPQIAFGLPTTIIILVPFLRAIPDEIQEAAFIDGCSRIGFFWRMVVRLAMPGVITTGILAFIASWNSYLLPLFILSDESSFTLPLGVQAFSSQYSVDTAKVLAFVSLSMIPALIFFSVFERRIVGGLTGAVKG, from the coding sequence ATGACGACCCTGACAGCGGTGCCCCCGGGCACCAAGCCGCCCACCGCGACCACGCCGCTCTCGCCGCGTCCGCCCAGGCCCCGCCGCCGCCCGCTGGGGCGCGGCACGATCATCGCCTACGTCGTCGCGATCGTCGTGATCGCCCTGATGCTGGCGCCGGTGGCGTACATCATCATCGGCGGGTTCCGCACGAACGCGCAGATCACCACGGACCCGTCCGGGTTCCCCGCGCCGTGGAACGTGCAGAACTACCTCGACGTGATCACCGGCGGCATCTTCTGGCGCGAGGTCGGCAACTCCGCCATCGCGGCCGGAGCGACCACCCTCGGCGTCGTCGTGCTGGGGCTGATGGCGAGCTACGTGCTCGCCCGCTACAGCTTCAGCGGACGCGGCGTGTTCTACGCGCTCTTCGCGGCCGGACTGATGTTCCCGATGACCGTCGCGATCACCCCGCTCTACCTGGTGATCAAGAGCCTCGGCCTGATGAACTCGCTCGCCGGCGTCGTGCTCCCGCAGATCGCGTTCGGCCTGCCGACGACGATCATCATCCTGGTGCCGTTCCTGCGGGCGATCCCCGACGAGATCCAGGAGGCGGCCTTCATCGACGGCTGCAGCCGGATCGGCTTCTTCTGGCGGATGGTCGTCCGCCTGGCGATGCCGGGCGTGATCACGACGGGCATCCTCGCCTTCATCGCGAGCTGGAACAGCTACCTGCTGCCGCTGTTCATCCTCAGCGACGAGTCGAGCTTCACCCTGCCGCTGGGCGTGCAGGCCTTCTCGTCGCAGTACTCCGTCGACACGGCGAAGGTGCTCGCCTTCGTGTCGCTGTCGATGATCCCGGCGCTGATCTTCTTCAGCGTCTTCGAGCGCCGCATCGTCGGCGGACTCACCGGAGCGGTGAAGGGATGA
- a CDS encoding glycosyltransferase family A protein: MTESTSGAFWVVVPFYDEEKLLGGALDALADQTDPGFTLLLVDNGSTDRSRAVIDAFRARRPDRPVLVVDEPQKGTGAASDTGFRHAVAHGAATVARTDADCLPAPDWVARLKADVADGVRFIGGRLVPRTDEPVYRWYDGVIGTAMIRLMEHAPGIFYRRPGQRYRMFMAAGSNLAIDAALYLEVGGFPRSSIDDTDEDLELHLKVCRVIPRSQARLDRKAVVRMSIRKGKALGYLGILLWYWGRKRWGRAGVAEVVDVR; this comes from the coding sequence GTGACCGAGTCGACGAGTGGCGCGTTCTGGGTGGTCGTGCCCTTCTACGACGAGGAGAAGCTGCTCGGCGGCGCCCTCGACGCCCTCGCCGACCAGACCGATCCCGGCTTCACCCTGCTGCTCGTCGACAACGGCAGCACCGACCGCTCCCGCGCGGTGATCGACGCCTTCCGGGCCCGGCGGCCCGACCGCCCGGTCCTCGTGGTCGACGAGCCGCAGAAGGGCACCGGAGCCGCCTCGGACACCGGCTTCCGCCATGCCGTCGCGCACGGCGCCGCGACGGTCGCGCGCACCGACGCGGACTGCCTGCCCGCCCCGGACTGGGTGGCGCGCCTGAAGGCCGACGTCGCCGACGGGGTCCGCTTCATCGGCGGGAGGCTCGTGCCCCGCACCGACGAGCCGGTCTACCGCTGGTACGACGGCGTGATCGGCACCGCGATGATCCGCCTGATGGAGCACGCCCCGGGGATCTTCTACCGCCGGCCCGGCCAGCGCTACCGGATGTTCATGGCGGCCGGCTCGAACCTGGCGATCGACGCCGCGCTCTACCTCGAGGTCGGCGGCTTCCCGCGCTCGAGCATCGACGACACCGACGAGGACCTGGAGCTGCACCTGAAGGTCTGCCGGGTGATCCCGCGCTCGCAGGCGCGGCTCGACCGGAAGGCCGTGGTGCGGATGTCGATCCGCAAGGGCAAGGCGCTCGGCTACCTCGGGATCCTGCTCTGGTACTGGGGCCGCAAGCGCTGGGGCCGCGCGGGCGTCGCGGAGGTCGTCGATGTCCGCTGA
- a CDS encoding LacI family DNA-binding transcriptional regulator, which yields MSLRPTIHDVAAAAGVSVATVSKAMNGRYGIAPATANRVLEIVRELGYESSLVASSMRSRRTGVIGVLVAGFEPFSAEILKGVGSVLRRSRFDLLAYSGSHEGEQEGWERRSLSRLSGTLIDGAIVVTPSVVSTPSDIPLVAVDPHTGRADVPTVESDSFGGALQAVRHLVALGHRRIGFVAGRVDLRSARLREAGYRAGLSEAGIAFDERLLRVGSYHHDTARLPASTMLSLADRPTAVFAANDVSALAIIETAAHLGLDVPRDLSVVGFDDVPEAARFDPPLTTIRQPMQTLGATAAEMLITLMAGGTPASLHVQLPTQLVRRATTAPPSMRRTP from the coding sequence ATGTCTCTCCGCCCGACCATCCACGACGTCGCCGCCGCCGCCGGCGTCTCGGTCGCGACCGTGTCGAAGGCGATGAACGGCCGCTACGGCATCGCGCCCGCGACGGCGAACCGCGTGCTCGAGATCGTGCGCGAGCTCGGCTACGAGTCGAGCCTGGTGGCCAGCAGCATGCGCTCGCGGCGCACCGGGGTGATCGGCGTGCTGGTCGCCGGCTTCGAGCCGTTCAGCGCGGAGATCCTCAAGGGCGTCGGCTCGGTGCTGCGCCGGTCGCGCTTCGACCTGCTCGCCTACAGCGGCTCGCACGAGGGCGAGCAGGAGGGCTGGGAGCGGCGCTCGCTCAGCCGGCTCAGCGGCACCCTGATCGACGGCGCGATCGTGGTGACGCCCTCGGTGGTGAGCACGCCGTCGGACATCCCGCTGGTCGCCGTCGACCCGCACACGGGCCGCGCCGACGTGCCGACCGTCGAGTCCGACAGCTTCGGCGGCGCCCTCCAGGCCGTGCGGCACCTCGTCGCCCTCGGCCACCGGCGCATCGGCTTCGTCGCCGGCCGCGTCGACCTCCGCTCCGCCCGGCTGCGCGAGGCCGGCTACCGCGCCGGGCTCTCGGAGGCGGGGATCGCGTTCGACGAGCGGCTGCTCCGGGTGGGCAGCTACCACCACGACACGGCGCGGCTGCCGGCCTCGACGATGCTCTCGCTGGCCGACCGGCCGACCGCCGTCTTCGCCGCGAACGACGTCTCGGCCCTGGCGATCATCGAGACGGCCGCGCACCTCGGGCTCGACGTGCCGCGGGACCTCTCGGTGGTCGGCTTCGACGACGTGCCCGAGGCGGCCCGCTTCGACCCGCCGTTGACCACGATCCGGCAGCCGATGCAGACGCTCGGCGCGACGGCCGCCGAGATGCTGATCACGCTGATGGCGGGCGGCACCCCCGCCTCGCTGCACGTCCAGCTGCCGACCCAGCTGGTGCGGCGCGCGACGACCGCGCCGCCCTCGATGCGGAGGACACCCTGA
- a CDS encoding glycoside hydrolase family 3 N-terminal domain-containing protein yields the protein MNESPTTETPAPSARVADLIGRMTLEEKLTQLVGYWVDQGGEVVAPLAGEMATSTGYADATREGIGQLTRVYGTRPVDPVERAQWLWAEQRRLVEETRLGIPAIVHEECLTGLAAWKAATFPTPLAWGASFDPELVEEMAAAIGGSMRELGIHQGLAPVLDVIRDPRWGRVDECIAEDPYVVGTIGTAYVRGLQSAGVDATLKHFIGYSASRGGRNHAPVHAGPREIADVLLPPFEMAIRDGGARSVMNSYAEIDGDPVGATPAYLTGVLRERWGFDGVVVADYFAVAFLHLMHAVAADLGEAAQLALEAGIDVELPTGDAFLAPLAERIRSGGADEAIVDRALLRVLAQKERLGLLDARFDDAPESIDLDSPAHRDLARRLAEESLVLLTNDGRLPLAQPSRIALIGPNADSAPALMGCYSFANHVLAHHEGVPLGFEIRTVREALAAEFPGSELLLAEGCSVEGEDPAGDTAGIAEAVEAARGAEVAVVVVGDRAGLFGRGTVGEGNDVESLELPGRQRELVEAVVATGTPVALVLLTGRPYAIDWAVRGDSAPAAVLQAFFPGEEGAGAIAGVLSGRVSPSGRLPVSLPRSAGAQPFSYLHPILGGPSDVTSADSTPVLPFGHGLAYTTFSRSELALESTDLGTGEAPTDGAFTATVRVRNTGERDGVDVVQLYARDVVASVTRPVAQLLGYARVELAAGEEALVRFDVPAARLAFTDRRGVRSVEPGLVELWVGPDCASKEATAEVVLTGEVSPVGAETRRTVLTEVVREDARVAVL from the coding sequence ATGAACGAGAGCCCGACCACCGAGACTCCCGCCCCGTCCGCGCGCGTCGCCGACCTGATCGGCCGGATGACGCTGGAGGAGAAGCTGACCCAGCTGGTCGGCTACTGGGTCGACCAGGGCGGCGAGGTCGTCGCGCCGCTGGCCGGCGAGATGGCCACCTCCACCGGCTACGCCGACGCGACCCGCGAGGGCATCGGCCAGCTCACCCGCGTCTACGGCACCCGCCCGGTCGACCCGGTCGAGCGCGCGCAGTGGCTGTGGGCCGAGCAGCGCCGGCTGGTCGAGGAGACCCGGCTGGGCATCCCGGCGATCGTGCACGAGGAGTGCCTGACCGGGCTGGCGGCGTGGAAGGCCGCGACCTTCCCGACGCCGCTGGCCTGGGGCGCCTCCTTCGACCCCGAGCTCGTCGAGGAGATGGCCGCGGCCATCGGCGGCTCGATGCGCGAGCTCGGCATCCACCAGGGCCTGGCCCCCGTGCTCGACGTGATCCGCGACCCCCGCTGGGGCCGGGTGGACGAGTGCATCGCCGAGGACCCGTACGTGGTCGGCACGATCGGCACCGCCTACGTGCGCGGGCTGCAGTCGGCGGGCGTCGACGCGACGCTCAAGCACTTCATCGGCTACTCCGCCTCGCGCGGCGGCCGCAACCACGCGCCGGTGCACGCCGGACCGCGCGAGATCGCCGACGTGCTGCTCCCGCCGTTCGAGATGGCGATCCGCGACGGCGGGGCGCGCTCGGTGATGAACTCCTACGCGGAGATCGACGGCGACCCGGTCGGCGCGACGCCGGCCTACCTCACCGGCGTGCTCCGCGAGCGCTGGGGCTTCGACGGCGTGGTCGTGGCGGACTACTTCGCGGTCGCCTTCCTGCACCTGATGCACGCCGTCGCCGCCGACCTCGGCGAGGCCGCCCAGCTCGCGCTCGAGGCCGGCATCGACGTGGAGCTGCCGACCGGCGACGCCTTCCTCGCGCCGCTCGCCGAGCGGATCCGCTCCGGCGGCGCCGACGAGGCGATCGTCGACCGCGCGCTGCTGCGGGTGCTCGCGCAGAAGGAGCGGCTCGGCCTGCTCGACGCCCGCTTCGACGACGCGCCCGAGTCGATCGACCTCGACTCGCCCGCGCACCGCGACCTCGCCCGCCGTCTGGCCGAGGAGTCGCTCGTGCTGCTGACGAACGACGGGCGACTGCCGCTCGCCCAGCCGAGCCGGATCGCCCTGATCGGCCCGAACGCCGACAGCGCGCCCGCCCTGATGGGCTGCTACTCCTTCGCCAACCACGTGCTGGCGCACCACGAGGGCGTGCCGCTCGGCTTCGAGATCCGCACGGTGCGGGAGGCGCTCGCCGCCGAGTTCCCCGGGAGCGAGCTGCTCCTCGCCGAGGGCTGCTCGGTGGAGGGCGAGGACCCCGCCGGAGACACTGCAGGGATCGCCGAGGCCGTCGAGGCCGCCCGCGGCGCCGAGGTGGCCGTGGTCGTCGTCGGCGACCGGGCCGGGCTCTTCGGCCGCGGCACCGTCGGCGAGGGCAACGACGTCGAGAGCCTCGAGCTGCCCGGCCGCCAGCGCGAGCTGGTCGAGGCGGTCGTCGCCACCGGCACGCCGGTCGCCCTGGTGCTGCTCACCGGCCGCCCCTACGCGATCGACTGGGCGGTCCGCGGCGACTCCGCGCCCGCGGCGGTGCTGCAGGCGTTCTTCCCCGGGGAGGAGGGGGCCGGCGCGATCGCGGGCGTCCTCTCGGGCCGCGTCTCGCCGTCCGGCCGACTGCCGGTCTCGCTGCCGCGCTCGGCCGGCGCGCAGCCGTTCTCCTACCTGCACCCGATCCTCGGCGGGCCCTCCGACGTGACCAGCGCCGACAGCACGCCCGTGCTGCCGTTCGGGCACGGGCTGGCGTACACGACGTTCAGCCGGTCGGAGCTGGCGCTCGAGTCGACCGATCTCGGAACAGGCGAGGCACCCACCGACGGCGCCTTCACCGCGACCGTGCGGGTGCGCAACACGGGGGAGCGCGACGGCGTCGACGTCGTGCAGCTCTACGCCCGCGACGTGGTCGCCTCGGTGACCCGGCCGGTCGCGCAGCTGCTCGGCTACGCGCGGGTCGAGCTCGCGGCGGGGGAGGAGGCGCTGGTGCGCTTCGACGTCCCCGCAGCGCGGCTCGCCTTCACCGACCGCCGCGGCGTGCGCTCGGTCGAGCCGGGGCTCGTCGAGCTCTGGGTCGGGCCGGACTGCGCCTCGAAGGAGGCGACGGCCGAGGTCGTGCTGACCGGCGAGGTGTCGCCCGTCGGCGCCGAGACCCGGCGCACCGTGCTGACCGAGGTCGTGCGCGAGGACGCTCGGGTGGCGGTGCTCTGA
- a CDS encoding NAD-dependent epimerase/dehydratase family protein, with product MSADARESADAREPAELPGPRRVLITGATGFLGGHAVAEFLAAGDEVIATGRNADALARLRATGAETIAADLAELATQDVRADVLVHAAALSSPWGRWREFHAANVAGTAAIIDLAERCGIRRLVFVSSPSIYSARRHRLGIREEDVDTRSRMSLYIRSKIAAERLLQEAHAAGRIPELVILRPRGLIGVGDPSLIPRFVAASRRRGVPLFDGGRNPVDITCVENAALALRLAADAPVATGGVYNITNGEPAPLGELLDRFFAAMGEEPRYLTVDLRVLSALAAVLERVYAVLPGGAEPPFTRYTVATLAYAQTLDISRARAELGYAPRVPLAEGLQRVGEHYRGTA from the coding sequence ATGTCCGCTGACGCCCGGGAGTCCGCTGACGCGCGGGAGCCCGCAGAGCTGCCCGGGCCCCGCCGCGTCCTGATCACCGGCGCGACCGGCTTCCTCGGCGGCCACGCGGTCGCCGAGTTCCTGGCCGCGGGCGACGAGGTGATCGCGACCGGCCGGAACGCCGACGCGCTCGCCCGCCTGCGCGCGACGGGCGCCGAGACGATCGCGGCCGACCTCGCCGAGCTCGCGACGCAGGACGTCCGCGCCGACGTGCTCGTGCACGCCGCCGCCCTCTCCAGCCCCTGGGGCCGCTGGCGCGAGTTCCACGCGGCGAACGTCGCGGGCACCGCGGCGATCATCGACCTCGCCGAGCGCTGCGGCATCCGCCGCCTCGTCTTCGTCTCCTCGCCGAGCATCTACTCGGCCCGGCGCCACCGGCTCGGCATCCGCGAGGAGGACGTCGACACCCGCAGCCGGATGAGCCTCTACATCCGCAGCAAGATCGCCGCCGAGCGGCTGCTGCAGGAGGCGCACGCCGCCGGGCGGATCCCGGAGCTGGTGATCCTGCGCCCGCGCGGGCTGATCGGCGTCGGCGACCCGAGCCTCATCCCGCGCTTCGTCGCCGCGAGCCGGCGCCGCGGCGTCCCGCTCTTCGACGGCGGCCGGAACCCGGTCGACATCACCTGCGTGGAGAACGCGGCCCTCGCGCTGCGCCTCGCCGCCGACGCCCCGGTGGCGACCGGCGGCGTCTACAACATCACCAACGGCGAGCCGGCCCCGCTCGGCGAGCTGCTCGACCGCTTCTTCGCCGCGATGGGCGAGGAGCCGCGCTACCTCACCGTGGATCTGCGGGTGCTCAGCGCGCTCGCGGCCGTCCTCGAGCGCGTGTACGCGGTGCTCCCCGGCGGCGCGGAGCCGCCGTTCACCCGCTACACGGTCGCCACCCTCGCCTACGCGCAGACGCTCGACATCTCGCGGGCGCGCGCCGAGCTCGGCTACGCGCCGCGGGTGCCGCTCGCGGAGGGCCTGCAGAGGGTCGGCGAGCACTACCGGGGGACTGCATGA
- a CDS encoding MBL fold metallo-hydrolase: protein MSEHGPALQVFACGETSFPLSRVFRGGSPARRTFPSAAFLYTHPSGRRVLFDTGYPPTLRGTGAVGALYRRILPARVGADETIDRRLAGIGLAPSDIGTVVLSHLHPDHVGGLRWFPDATLVLSRGQLETIERSRITDGVFAALIPTRADTATLVDDQPVATTPSGVAGYDLFGDGRFVITPLPGHASGHLGALVEGRVLLAGDAAWGREFLTWSDRLRFLPRLISHDAEAHHRTSRELERLEAAGLTLCFSHDPYPERVLLA from the coding sequence ATGAGCGAGCACGGGCCGGCCCTCCAGGTCTTCGCCTGCGGCGAGACGAGCTTCCCGCTCTCCCGCGTCTTCCGCGGCGGGAGCCCCGCCCGCCGCACGTTCCCCTCCGCCGCCTTCCTCTACACGCACCCGAGCGGCCGGCGCGTGCTCTTCGACACCGGCTACCCGCCGACCCTGCGCGGGACGGGCGCCGTCGGCGCGCTCTACCGGCGGATCCTCCCGGCCCGCGTCGGCGCCGACGAGACGATCGACCGGCGGCTCGCGGGCATCGGCCTCGCGCCGTCCGACATCGGCACGGTCGTGCTCTCGCACCTGCACCCCGACCACGTCGGGGGCCTCCGCTGGTTCCCGGACGCGACGCTCGTGCTCTCGCGCGGCCAGCTCGAGACGATCGAGCGGAGCCGGATCACCGACGGCGTCTTCGCGGCGCTGATCCCGACCCGGGCGGACACGGCGACGCTCGTCGACGACCAGCCGGTGGCGACCACTCCCAGCGGCGTCGCCGGCTACGACCTCTTCGGCGACGGCCGCTTCGTGATCACCCCGCTGCCCGGGCACGCGAGCGGCCACCTCGGCGCACTGGTCGAGGGCCGCGTGCTGCTGGCCGGCGACGCGGCCTGGGGCCGCGAGTTCCTGACCTGGTCGGACCGGCTGCGCTTCCTCCCCCGGCTGATCAGCCACGACGCGGAGGCACACCACCGGACGTCGCGCGAGCTGGAGCGCCTCGAGGCCGCCGGGCTGACGCTGTGCTTCAGCCACGACCCCTACCCGGAGCGCGTGCTGCTGGCCTGA